A portion of the Jaculus jaculus isolate mJacJac1 chromosome 5, mJacJac1.mat.Y.cur, whole genome shotgun sequence genome contains these proteins:
- the Vwa5b2 gene encoding von Willebrand factor A domain-containing protein 5B2: MTVTLCSSRELPSRPDGVLHVALPTVLTPLAQAGPSGPSRPPGLCDDSSTSCFGVDSPQEEGPAWEQPAVPPDVFSGPAYCPAPYTFSFEMLVTGPCLLAGLESPSHSLRADAPPHASSATTICVTLAEGHPCDRALEILLHLSEPHQPHLMLECGSLSSAEYETQVRARRDFQRLQRRDSDGDQQVWFLQRRFHKDILLNPVLALSFCPDLSPRPGHLGTATREILFLLDGSSAVHKACGDAIILAMKSLPAQTLVNLATFGMSVQPLFPESRPCNDDTVQLICESIETLQTTSGLPDVLAGLGWALGQPQHKAHPRQLFLLTAASPVAATTHQALEFMRWHRGAARCFSFGVWPACHQLLQGLSVLSRGQAYFLRPGERLQPMLVQALRKALEPALSDISVDWFVPDAMEALLTPREIPALYPGDQLLSYCSLFRVDGFRPCPPRGQEPGWQSLGGSVFPSPEEIPSATSPGTEPTGTSQPLGTATMSAELLSSWAAGDSEQSTDALIDPVTDPGPNPSSDKAIWRRIFQSSYIREQYVLTHCSASPEPGPSSTSSSESPGSQGTGSLPLDPPSQQGRRSLAWEEPAGSCSCPLPAPPRAPFKVAALSAEVLGRQQRAALAGRSLSSPPGQANPVPSRPRHPSLDAVPDGSGQQLGQGLDDSGNLLSPAPMDWDMLMEPPFLFSAVPPNVESAPPAEPLPPQAPCCHVVIRALCGKQPMCWEVSVGLEALCGPRDGSQPLSPPVREAAWDQALHRLTAASVVRDNEQLALRGGADSTADQSHARRSRLRALQTSKASSVPSCFTCPVAVDATTKEVLPGVLQVWSSELAEPPGTSVSQGHLAAAPPPTVVHSKGTRDLDQNDNSRSASGELPTPTRGLHSLPLQPSSRLKGQASEDSEGNNHDYLTLVRLQEASGSFRLDESFCSAVRIPRERLCRASPFAAHRASLSPTSASSPWALLGPSVGRGDSATASCSPSPNSGSGGPGQADSGRGSDTEASEGVEGPGSSDLRGRTWATAVALAWLEHRCAAAIGEWELTAAKADCWLRAQHLPDGLDLDALKAAARGLFLLLRHWDQNLQLHLLCYSPANV, translated from the exons ATGACAGTGACCCTGTGTAGCAGCCGGGAGCTGCCCTCCAGGCCTGATGGGGTGCTGCATGTGGCCCTGCCCACTGTGCTCACCCCACTGGCCCAGGCAGGCCCATCAGGGCCCTCCAGACCTCCAGGGCTCTGTGACGACAG CTCCACCAGCTGTTTTGGAGTGGACAGCCCTCAGGAGGAAGGGCCAGCCTGGGAGCAGCCAGCTGTCCCTCCAGATGTGTTCTCGGGCCCTGCCTACTGTCCTGCCCCATATACCTTCTCCTTTGAGATGTTGGTGACTGGACCATGCCTGCTGGCCG gccTGGAGAGCCCCTCTCATTCCCTGCGGGCAGATGCACCCCCTCATGCCAGTTCTGCAACCACTATCTGTGTCACACTAGCAGAGGGCCACCCGTGTGATCGGGCATTGGAGATCCTACTGCACCTCAGTG AGCCCCATCAGCCACACTTGATGTTGGAGTGTGGCAGCTTGAGCTCAGCAGAGTATGAGACCCAGGTGAGGGCCCGCCGGGATTTCCAGAGGCTACAGCGAAGGGACAGTGATGGGGACCAACAG GTGTGGTTCCTGCAGAGACGCTTCCATAAGGACATCTTGCTGAACCCTGTGCTGGCGCTAAGCTTCTGCCCAGACCTGAGCCCTAGGCCTGGACACCTGGGCACAGCTACTCGGGAGATCCTCTTCCTGCTGGATGGCAGCAGCGCAGTGCACAAGGCCTGTGGG GATGCCATTATTTTGGCTATGAAGTCCCTCCCAGCTCAGACGCTTGTCAACCTGGCCACATTTGGGATGTCAGTGCAGCCACTCTTCCCAGAGAGCCGGCCTTGCAATGAT GACACTGTGCAGCTGATCTGCGAGAGCATTGAGACCCTGCAGACCACGAGTGGTCTTCCTGATGTGCTGGCGGGGCTGGGCTGGGCCTTGGGGCAGCCCCAGCACAAGGCCCACCCCCGGCAGCTGTTCTTGCTCACTGCTGCCTCACCTGTGGCCGCCACCACCCACCAAGCCCTGGAGTTCATGAGGTGGCACAGAGGAGCAGCTAG ATGCTTCTCCTTTGGGGTGTGGCCTGCCTGCCACCAGCTGCTACAAGGGTTATCTGTCCTCAGCAGGGGGCAGGCCTACTTcctgaggcctggagagagaCTGCAGCCTATG CTGGTGCAGGCTCTGCGGAAGGCACTGGAACCTGCTTTGAGTGACATCTCTGTGGACTGGTTTGTGCCTGATGCCATGGAGGCACTGCTGACCCCCCGGGAGATCCCAGCACTGTACCCTGGGGACCAGCTGCTCAGTTACTGTTCACTCTTCAGGGTGGATGGCTTCCGGCCCTGCCCTCCACGG GGACAAGAGCCTGGCTGGCAGAGCTTGGGTGGCTCAGTTTTTCCATCCCCAGAGGAGATACCATCTGCCACCAGTCCTGGCACTGAGCCCACAGGTACCTCGCAGCCACTGGGAACAGCCACTATGTCAGCAGAACTACTCAGCTCCTGGGCTGCTGGAGACTCAGAGCAGA GTACTGATGCTCTCATAGACCCTGTGACCGACCCCGGACCCAATCCCTCGTCTGACAAAGCCATATGGCGTCGCATCTTTCAATCTTCATATATCCGGGAGCAGTATGTGCTCACCCACTGCTCTGCCAGCCCTGAGCCAGGCCCAAGCTCCACCAGCAGCAGTGAGTCTCCAGGCTCCCAGGGCACTGGCAGTCTTCCTCTGGACCCCCCTTCTCAGCAGGGGCGCCGCAGCCTAGCTTGGGAAGAACCTGCAGGCTCCTGCTCCTGCCCCCTGCCTGCACCTCCGCGAGCTCCGTTCAAG GTGGCAGCCCTGAGCGCTGAGGTACTAGGCCGGCAGCAAAGAGCAGCTCTGGCTGGCCGAAGTCTCTCATCCCCCCCAGGCCAGGCAAACCCAGTCCCTAGCCGACCTCGGCACCCCTCTCTCGATGCAGTACCGGACGGATCAGGCCAACAGCTGGGTCAAGGCCTGGATGATTCAG GAAACttgctctccccagcccccatggacTGGGATATGTTGATGGAACCACCCTTCTTGTTCTCGGCTGTGCCACCCAATGTGGAATCAGCCCCTCCAGCTGAGCCACTGCCTCCCCAGGCCCCCTGTTGCCATGTGGTGATCCGGGCCCTGTGTGGGAAGCAGCCCATGTGCTGGGAGGTGAGTGTTGGGCTGGAGGCACTCTGTGGGCCTAGGGATGGCTCACAACCCCTATCACCCCCTGTGAGAGAAGCTGCGTGGGACCAAGCACTCCACCGGCTGACAGCAGCCTCTGTGGTCCGGGACAACGAACAGCTGGCCCTCCGAGGAGGGGCCGACTCCACGGCTGACCAGA GCCATGCCCGGAGGTCCAGGCTCCGAGCCCTTCAGACAAGCAAGGCCAGTTCTGTCCCATCCTGCTTCACCTGCCCAGTTGCTGTGGATGCTACTACTAAGGAGGTCCTGCCTGGAGTCCTGCAGGTGTGGAGTTCAG AGCTGGCTGAGCCTCCAGGCACTTCTGTCTCTCAGGGCCATCTAGCTGCAGCTCCCCCACCCACAGTGGTCCACTCTAAAG GAACCCGGGACCTGGACCAAAATgacaactccaggtcagcttcaggGGAGCTCCCAACTCCTACCAGAGGTCTGCACAGCCTGCCCCTCCAGCCTTCCTCCAGGCTTAAGGGCCAAGCCAGTGAGGACAGTGAAGGCAACAATCACGACTATCTGACCTTG GTGCGACTGCAAGAGGCATCAGGCTCCTTCCGGCTGGATGAGTCCTTCTGTTCTGCTGTGCGCATCCCGCGGGAGCGCCTGTGCCGAGCCTCACCCTTTGCTGCCCACCGTGCTAGCCTCAGCCCCACCTCAGCCTCGTCTCCCTGGGCACTTCTGGGCCCTAGTGTTGGCCGAGGTGACAGTGCCACGGCCTCCTGCAGCCCATCCCCCAATTCAGGCTCTGGGGGTCCAGGCCAGGCGGATAGTGGGCGGGGTTCAGATACGGAGGCCTCTGAGGGGGTGGAAGGGCCGGGCAGCTCTGATCTGCGGGGCCGTACTTGGGCCACGGCCGTGGCGCTGGCGTGGCTGGAGCACCGCTGCGCAGCAGCCATCGGTGAGTGGGAGCTGACGGCGGCCAAGGCTGACTGCTGGCTGCGGGCCCAGCACTTGCCCGATGGACTCGACCTGGATGCCCTCAAAGCTGCCGCCCGGGGGCTCTTCCTGCTACTGCGCCACTGGGACCAGAACCTACAGCTACACTTACTGTGTTACAGCCCAGCCAATGTGTGA